A single region of the Jatrophihabitans sp. GAS493 genome encodes:
- a CDS encoding methyltransferase domain-containing protein produces MTDRRTRVLRSLNTETGRGLEIGPLHTPIATKDKTNVLYVDVHLAQGLRDYYESCGGVPLDEIVDVDFALIEEGKTRKISEAVGDAAPFDWVVASHVIEHVPDVIGWLADVSEILRDDGIISLAVPDRRYCFDARRPPTTVGDMMLARHHGDARPSVRAVFDHYSSAVTVTPRDTWRHGPPGPEATIHDLAYARMMLDRSTKDESYVDCHVWLFTPITFVQQMRTLADLGLFDYTIESITPTAVDDMEFFVTLRRVPRNLDEPGRRALFAEGFPEPEENVISEEQLAAENDEPTELGESSVPDGHDLFLVSNKEQRLIEGKRAALLRLRRLTARLRRS; encoded by the coding sequence ATGACCGATCGACGTACCCGAGTCCTCCGCAGTCTGAACACCGAAACTGGTCGTGGCCTGGAGATCGGGCCGCTTCACACGCCTATCGCCACCAAAGACAAGACCAACGTTCTCTATGTGGACGTGCATCTGGCCCAGGGACTACGTGACTACTACGAATCGTGCGGTGGCGTGCCGCTTGACGAGATCGTCGATGTTGACTTTGCGCTGATCGAAGAGGGCAAGACGCGCAAGATATCCGAGGCCGTCGGCGATGCCGCGCCCTTCGACTGGGTCGTGGCCTCGCATGTCATCGAGCACGTGCCTGACGTCATCGGCTGGCTCGCCGACGTGAGCGAGATCCTCCGTGATGACGGAATCATCTCACTCGCCGTACCTGACCGCCGCTACTGCTTCGATGCCCGTCGGCCGCCGACCACTGTCGGTGACATGATGCTCGCCCGCCACCACGGTGATGCCCGTCCATCGGTGCGGGCGGTGTTCGACCACTACAGTTCCGCAGTGACGGTCACCCCTCGGGACACCTGGCGTCACGGGCCGCCCGGCCCGGAAGCGACGATTCATGATCTGGCCTACGCGCGAATGATGCTAGACCGGTCGACGAAGGACGAGTCCTACGTCGACTGCCATGTCTGGCTCTTCACGCCCATCACCTTCGTTCAGCAGATGCGGACGTTGGCCGACCTCGGCCTGTTCGACTACACGATCGAGTCGATCACCCCTACGGCCGTCGATGACATGGAGTTCTTCGTTACTCTTCGTCGCGTTCCCCGCAATCTGGATGAACCGGGCCGCCGGGCGCTCTTCGCTGAAGGCTTCCCCGAACCGGAAGAGAACGTGATCTCCGAGGAGCAACTGGCTGCCGAGAATGACGAGCCCACTGAACTCGGGGAGAGTTCGGTTCCGGACGGTCATGACCTCTTCTTGGTCAGTAACAAGGAGCAGCGTCTGATCGAAGGTAAGCGGGCTGCCCTGCTGCGCCTGCGCCGTCTGACGGCTCGGTTGCGCCGGAGCTAG
- a CDS encoding glycosyltransferase yields the protein MNEPQQSPDSPLFSLIVVADCFDSQARAALIKSLRDQDFAEWELIVVAGADDSRSNFDPEFSGDNRVVVIDHPGDSSTLRAANLGIAAASGEFVIILDRAGALAPGTLACLASAVTVDATIDLLYTDEDYQGPEGTLTFKKPEWSPERLRSQWYCGELSALRSSLVRDLGGLRDEFQGAELYDLTLRVSEKARTVHHVQRALFHHSSERHAPTPDQWYAGRRAVQAQLDRAGIDATVELNQLPGTYRVDRRFPAARRVSIIIPTIGVSALVWGERRTFVVEAVRSVLAKTDHDNIEIVVVHDAPTPAPVLAELRDVAGDRLVLVPFDAPFNFSRKINAGFVASTGDRIVLLNDDVQVRSDRWLEALLAPLESDDVGMTGAKLYFANNQIQHVGHHYLGGNYGHPFILDDADTVGPFAETIIDREASGVTAACAGLRREVFEEVGGLTELLPLNYNDVDLSYKIRHQGYRILYIAQVELYHFESQTRESAIQQRERELVHSRWGTASDDPYLPAAP from the coding sequence ATGAACGAACCGCAGCAATCGCCGGATTCCCCGCTTTTCTCGCTGATCGTGGTCGCGGACTGCTTCGATTCGCAAGCACGCGCCGCCTTGATCAAGTCTCTACGCGATCAGGACTTCGCGGAATGGGAACTGATCGTCGTGGCTGGCGCGGACGACTCGCGATCGAATTTTGATCCGGAGTTCTCTGGGGACAACCGTGTCGTCGTGATCGACCACCCCGGCGACTCGAGCACACTCCGAGCCGCCAACCTGGGTATCGCGGCGGCGTCTGGCGAGTTCGTGATCATCCTCGACCGCGCAGGCGCGCTGGCCCCGGGGACTCTCGCCTGCCTAGCCTCCGCGGTGACCGTCGACGCCACTATCGACCTTCTGTACACCGACGAGGACTATCAGGGCCCCGAGGGAACGCTAACCTTCAAGAAGCCGGAGTGGTCGCCTGAGCGTCTCAGGTCGCAGTGGTACTGCGGCGAGCTGTCGGCTCTGCGGAGCAGCCTGGTGCGCGATCTGGGAGGTCTGCGTGACGAATTCCAAGGCGCGGAGCTCTACGACCTAACCCTGCGGGTTAGCGAAAAGGCACGAACGGTGCATCACGTTCAGCGAGCACTCTTCCATCACTCGTCCGAGCGGCACGCCCCAACGCCCGACCAGTGGTACGCCGGTCGAAGGGCGGTTCAGGCTCAGCTAGACCGAGCGGGCATCGACGCTACCGTCGAGCTCAATCAGTTGCCGGGTACCTACCGGGTGGATCGCAGATTCCCGGCGGCGCGCCGAGTCAGCATCATCATCCCGACGATCGGGGTCAGCGCACTGGTGTGGGGAGAACGCCGGACGTTCGTTGTGGAGGCAGTGCGGTCGGTTCTAGCTAAGACTGACCACGACAACATCGAGATCGTAGTCGTCCACGATGCACCGACCCCCGCGCCGGTGCTCGCGGAGCTGCGTGACGTTGCGGGCGACCGCCTGGTTCTCGTCCCCTTCGATGCTCCGTTCAATTTCAGTCGCAAGATCAATGCCGGTTTCGTCGCCTCCACCGGTGACCGCATCGTGCTTCTCAATGACGATGTCCAGGTCCGCTCAGATCGATGGTTGGAGGCGCTGCTTGCCCCGTTGGAATCCGACGACGTTGGTATGACGGGAGCGAAGCTCTATTTCGCGAACAATCAGATCCAACACGTCGGACACCATTATCTGGGCGGAAACTACGGTCACCCCTTCATTCTCGACGACGCCGACACCGTAGGACCGTTCGCCGAGACCATCATCGACCGCGAGGCCTCTGGGGTCACTGCGGCCTGCGCCGGCCTTCGGCGGGAGGTATTCGAAGAAGTCGGCGGTCTCACCGAACTCCTGCCGCTCAACTACAACGATGTCGATCTGTCGTACAAGATCCGTCATCAGGGATACCGGATTCTCTACATAGCCCAGGTGGAGCTCTACCATTTCGAATCCCAGACACGCGAATCCGCGATCCAACAACGGGAGCGCGAGTTGGTGCATTCCCGTTGGGGAACAGCATCCGACGATCCGTACCTTCCGGCCGCACCGTAG